Genomic segment of Sphingopyxis lindanitolerans:
AGCCCGCCCGCGCCCGAAACGCAGGGACGCCCCATGCCGCGCGCGACGACCGCCGCGTGGCTGGTCATCCCGCCGCGCGCGGTCAATATGCCTTTCGCAGCGTGCATGCCGTGGATATCTTCGGGCGAGGTTTCGGTGCGGACGAGGATCACCGCCTCGCCCATGCCCGCGGCTTTCTCCGCACTGTCGGCGTCGAACATGATCCTGCCCGACGCGGCGCCGGGGCTCGCGGGGAGCCCCTTGGTCAGCACGTCGCGCGGCGCCTTGGGGTCGAGCGTCGGGTGGAGCAACTGGTCGAGCGCGCCGGGATCGACGCGGCCGACGGCTTCCTCTTCGGAAATCAGCCCTTCGGCCACCATCTCGCACGCGATGCGCAGCGCCGCCTTGGCGGTGCGCTTGCCGCTGCGCGTCTGCAGCATCCACAGCGTCCCGCGTTCGACGGTGAACTCGATGTCCTGCATGTCGCGATAATGGGTTTCGAGCGTGTCGAAGACGCGGCCCAGCTCGCCGAAGGTGTCGGGCATCGCCTCTTCCATCGACAGCGGCTTGGCGCCCGCCTTTTCGCGCGCGATTTTCGTGAGATATTGCGGGGTGCGGATACCCGCAACGACATCCTCGCCCTGCGCGTTGATCAGCCATTCGCCGTACCAGGCGCGCTCGCCGGTGGCGGGATCGCGGGTGAAGGCGACGCCGGTGGCCGAGGTGTCGCCCATATTGCCGAACACCATCGCCTGGACATTGACCGCAGTGCCCCATTCGCCGGGGATGCTGTTCAGGCGGCGATAGACTTTTGCGCGGTCACTTTCCCAACTCGCGAAGACGGCGCCGATCGCGCCCCAGAGCTGATCCTTCGGCTCCTGCGGGAAGGGCGCGCCGGTTTCGCGCTCGACGATCGCCAGATAGTCGCGGACGAGCGCCTGCCAATCCTCGGCGGACATCTCGGTATCGAGGTAAAAGCCCTTGTCCTCCTTCGCGATTTCGAGCGCTTCCTCGAACTCGGCATGGTCGAGGCCCATGACGACGTCGGCGTACATCTGGACGAAGCGGCGATAGCTGTCCCACGCGAAACGCGGATCGCCCGACGCATCGGACAGGCCGACGACGGTGCGATCATTGAGCCCGAGGTTGAGGACGGTGTCCATCATCCCCGGCATCGACACGCGCGCGCCCGAACGGACCGAGACGAGCAGCGGGTTCGCGGCGTCGCCGAAGCGCCGGCCGGTGATCCCCTCGATATGCGCGATTCCGCTTTCGACCTCTTCGACCAAGCCAGCCGGGAATTGCTCGCCATGGGCATAATAGGCGGTGCAGACGTCGGTGGTGATCGTAAAGCCCGGCGGCACCGGCAGGCCGATCGAGGCCATTTCGGCGAGATTCGATCCCTTGCCGCCCAGCAAATCCTTCGAGCGTTCGCTTGTCGTCACGTCGCCGCCGAACAAATGCACCATCGTCGTCATGTCTAACTCCTGCTGCCCCGGGGAGGAGGTCGCGGCTGGATAGGTATGCAATACCAGTTGGTCGATTCAGTTTTACTTTGTCATTCTCAAGGCTTCTCAAATCCGTTCGCATCGAGCGAAGTCGAGATGCCCATCTGTCGCTCGTGCCTTCACGGTGTCTCGACTTCGTTCGACACGAACGGGATTTCCTATGCCGGTCCTATCCTTCGATCTTCGAGAAATCCGCGACGCCATGCACCGCGCCGGTAAATCTCGCGAGCAGGCCGAGCCGGTAGGCGCGGACCGCTTCGTCGGGGTCGTTGACCATCACGCCGTCGAAAA
This window contains:
- the ppdK gene encoding pyruvate, phosphate dikinase produces the protein MTTMVHLFGGDVTTSERSKDLLGGKGSNLAEMASIGLPVPPGFTITTDVCTAYYAHGEQFPAGLVEEVESGIAHIEGITGRRFGDAANPLLVSVRSGARVSMPGMMDTVLNLGLNDRTVVGLSDASGDPRFAWDSYRRFVQMYADVVMGLDHAEFEEALEIAKEDKGFYLDTEMSAEDWQALVRDYLAIVERETGAPFPQEPKDQLWGAIGAVFASWESDRAKVYRRLNSIPGEWGTAVNVQAMVFGNMGDTSATGVAFTRDPATGERAWYGEWLINAQGEDVVAGIRTPQYLTKIAREKAGAKPLSMEEAMPDTFGELGRVFDTLETHYRDMQDIEFTVERGTLWMLQTRSGKRTAKAALRIACEMVAEGLISEEEAVGRVDPGALDQLLHPTLDPKAPRDVLTKGLPASPGAASGRIMFDADSAEKAAGMGEAVILVRTETSPEDIHGMHAAKGILTARGGMTSHAAVVARGMGRPCVSGAGGLSIDGNARVLRVAGRELREGDILTLDGSTGEVMAGEVPTLLPELVGDFGTLMGWADKVRRMKVRTNAETPQDAQVARDFGAEGIGLCRTEHMFFDAARITAVREMILADSEAGRRAALAKLLPEQRGDFAAIFGVMVGLPVTIRLLDPPLHEFLPTREEDFAEVAAAAGVGIEALKARANELHEFNPMLGHRGCRLGVTYPEIYEMQARAIFEAACDVAAATGAAPIPEVMIPLVATRREFDLMKAVVDAQAKAVFAEKGREIAYLVGTMIELPRAALMAGEIAETAEFFSFGTNDLTQTTLGVSRDDAGRFLTQYVDKGIFVTDPFVSLDVEGVGQLIEIAATRGRKTRPNVKLGICGEHGGDAPSIHFCEQTGLDYVSASPYRVPIARLAAAQAALKAK